The Torulaspora delbrueckii CBS 1146 chromosome 1, complete genome DNA segment AATCTTTGTAGTGTAAATACACACTTGAGAACTTATTATTGGTAATTGGAGGCGGGTAATAAGCACTTTTATTGAATAGTTTAAAAGTAATAACACTTCTAAAGTCATCGCATATCTTGTTTACATTCAAAAGATACCAAAGCTAGCTAGAATCAACTCTTTTATTATTGAATCAGCTATACCGAGATACTGCGGGCATGTCGGATGATCGTGGTGACGATTTGAACTTCAACGAGCTCGTTGGTAGTCTATTGAGCTCACACAACGCAGATGAAAATCGTGAAGAGCTGGGCATCGGTACGAAAAAGCCAATTGCTTCAAATGATCATGAAAATGGGGAAGTGGAGCTACCGGAGTTTGGTGGGGGAGAGGAGGATGATGCGTTGGCTGCTGTAGTTGCCAATGCTATACAAAATATGGATGATGAGCCTGGCGAGGTAGAGGAAGTGAATGTACcgagagaagagaattttGAGGTAGGTCATGGGGATGAAGAGCAGGAAGATCAACAATGGGCACAAATTTTGCAACAAGGTATTTTGCAGGGTGCTGCAGGAAGACATGATAGTAGTCAACAGGAAGAGCAATTGGATcctgatgatgagaatcTACGGCGAGCAATCTTAGAGTCTTTGGGTGAGTTGAATGTTGTAGATAGAGAGGTTACGGAGAAGGATAGTGCAACAGATACTAAGAGCAAATCGAAGAAAAgtacaaagaagaagaagaagaaggataaagatcACAACAAGGATAAAAGTACTAGTactaagaagaagaaaccacacaagaaggataaagCGGGTAAAGACGACTTATTGGATTTCGATGATGTTATCAAAGGTTTTATGAGGCAGGGTGCGGAAGTTCCAGAGGCAGAAGaatcagaagaagttggagACGCTGAGACTCAGGCTTTAGTTGAAGCTACGCTAAAAGCGTTTGAACGTGAACTGCTCAGCTCCCAAACAGCTCCCTTCGCTGCCAAACCCAAAACCTCATCAAAAAAGAAGTCCACTGCCAAAACTATTTCAACCACTGCAaaggatgatgacaagGGTGCAGCAAAGGCAATAGCGACTTCGGCGGCTGAATCATCAAATGTTGTTTCGGAGgcaccaaagaagaagaagaaaaagaagaagcagtcTAAAGGAGCCGAGAAATCGAAGGATGTTtatgaagaagatgagttcTCACGGGCTTTAGCCGAAATGGTAAATGAGGTGGTCAAGACATCTTTAACCGACAAAACTACCGAAGCTCCCGAGATACCTGAAGAATCTATACCAACTATTCCTGAACCAATAGCAACATCTCCAGAGGACCAGATCGAACAACCTGTTGATGCTGATCAAGGCGCCCAAGGCGAAGAGACGTTTGATTTGAATCAAATTATGCAAAAAGCCATGTCTATGgcttttcaagaacaaacaCAGGAGAATCTCGACAATGTAGCCATGGAAGAGTTTAATCGCGGACTTCGAGATCTAAATGTTTCAGAGATCTTGACTACTGggaagcagaagaagaaatcaaagagtCCTCGAAGGAAAATCAGCACGGAGAAATCCAGGTTAGCAGGGACTACCGactcatcaaagaagaaaatcacACCAAAGCCTGCCATCCCAGCGGAAGAGGCTCTTCGGAAGAAATATTCTCAAGCTGCAACAGCCGCTGCAGCAGCCGCCCGGAAGCGTATAGCTGCTAAAAACAAAGTCTCTAGATTGCAAATGAAGTCAGAGCGTAAAAAGGCTCGTGAGGAGAGAAAGTTACAGAAAAAACAAGCGAAAGAGCAATTAGAGCTCGAAAGAAAGGAACTAGAGCTTATTGTCGCAAAAGGCCCACCTTATCCTCCAGATTTGAGGCTAACAAAGAGCGGAAAACCTAAGAAGCCATACAGAAGATGGACgcttgaagaaatggaaaagaGGGCGTCTATGCCTCCAGGGGAACTGCAAAATGTTGGTAAGGTCAAAAAgccaaggaagaagaaatcgaaaaagttgaaaaagatgCCACTGTCGACACTGAAAAAGATACCAAtattcaatttcattcGAGGAAATGCTACAACAGATGTTAAAAACAACCTCAAAGATGGTGACGAGACCGTTAGGGAGCTACCGCTCCAAACGTATCACCTAGACATAAACAAATTGGCTCCTCCTGACACAGTCTCTCCAGAGCAGTGGGAAAAGGAAAGGAGGATTAAAGAGGAACAGGTTATTGTTCCAAAGTCAAATGGGTCTGCTCAATTTGCCTTTGATGCGGCACGGAAGACTGTAGTTCGCAGAGAGAAGATACCGCTCCACCCACCATGGATTATACCAAGCCAAGTACCATTTGCACTGCCAGTGgcaagaaggagaagaaaggaaAGACTAAAGGAACCTAAGCGAGCACACCGGAGTCTACGCGAAAGACGGAAATCAAGAGAAGGCCGAGCTTCTTTCAGTTCCAACGTCAGGGCAAAAATTATTCCTGCTGTGTTATTACCCATCATCAAGACACTTAAGGCGGCAGCCAGAGCGAAATCAGCATCTGGTGCGTCTTCAGAAGAAGCCAGCAGACACTTGGTCACAATTATTAGGCATACGAAGCGGTCCATCGCACAAACATTAAGTATGGCGAGAAGGCAATCAGTGAGAAATTATACTGCTATTAAATCAGAAAGCGACCTAGATAAAAGACCAAGTGAAGCTGGCATCAAAAAAGCAGCAAAAATACCCATCTTTAGCTTGGCCAGGATTAAACAAATTGATACTAGCGAAGATGACTCAGTTAAGCTACAGAAGGCAAATAAATTCTCTCCAACTGTAATCAAGCTCGAAGATGAGCATTCACTCGAGGACTTcgagaagaagacaaaaAAACTTTCGCCGGAAGAACAGCACATAACACATAAAGGACAAGCCATTGACCGTCAAGATAGCGCAGGCGCTCAGGAAACTCCCCAGCAGGTTTTGTCACCGGACGATTCTATGATAGACGAAACTTTGAGGGAGCATTCCGCAGCTGATAATCATACTTCAGCAGAACGTGAATATTCTCAAGAGAATGAGACCCAACCAGCGGATGAACAAGAGGTATCATCGACACATATGACTTTCCCTGAAAACAGTAAAGAAAATCACGTCGAGAGCTCGCATACGGATTCCAGGGATGATGTTCCAGGGATCCACCAGGAAATggacaagaaagaatcaagTGACACTAAAGATGATGTGTCTCGCGAAAAAGCTCGAAGGCTTGCAGAGGAGGGCCACCTTGACCCAGCAGCAAATGAAACTTCTACAATTCACCAAACTTCGAATGTAGAGTCGCATCCAGTAGAATCACCTAGCAAACATGGACGGCTATCACTTTTGAAAACCGAAGTTTCAGAGGGCGCCAGCCTTGATCAAAGTTCCCTTAcctttttgaaagatacGCTTGATCAAAGTGATCTGAAAGGAGAGCAAAAGGTCCTCGACGTTTTGGATAGTCTTGTGAAGGACCATCTTACGAACTCTGATGAAAACTCTGTGGGTTTGCCTGCTGATGTGCGGAATATTATATCAGCTAcgattgaagaattgataCCCGCAAtagatgaacaagagacaagaattgaagatgaaccaCAACCCAAACGCCGGAAGGGTCCACCACCAGTGTTGAATCTAGATGGACTTGTACCGCCAAACAGTTTGCATATCATACccaaaattgaagagacgCCGAGACCATCTGTTGTTAAAAAGGCCTCTCCCAAGGTTAAGAAGCCTCGTAAGAAGGCCGAGCAGCCTGTTCTCCTGTACGCTTTTGACGTTCCTGACTTTAAAAATATGCAGGGGAGAAGAACTATGCTACTCAAAAGAGCTAAGAATCATTTAACCAACGATGAAATGAATAtactgaagaaagagattaaCAAGGAACGTAAAAGAAAATGGAGGGACGCAAATGTCGAGAAAAATTGGGAAAATGACCTGCGTGCCAGAATGAAGAAGCGTGCAAACGCTAAGTTCGGCGAGAATGATTCGCTCGAGAAAGGCAAATGGTATCAGGATGAAGTTAATAAGAGTTTAGCTGAAAGGGGCATCAAACAAGAGGACATTGACAAAGCCAATGATGGTAACTCcgacaagaagaacatcGGTTCGACCAATTTAAGTGATaatgaagttttgaatATGATAGCATCAACTTTGAATAAACTGGATGTCGCTCGTCTTCTTGAACAGGAGCTCAACGAGGACGCTGCAAATTTTCCAGAGAACAAGATTAatgggaagaaaaaagGAGTCTCATCGAAAGAAATGTCGACTGCCACTAGGAGCATCGAAGGAGTCGAGCATTCTAACGTGATGATTCCACCTTACAACGAGCATGAATCTTTCCATGAGGAGGTAATTAACTGCAGTGCGACTGAAGAACTAGATGAAACCGGTAACGCCAAACGGCCCTATCCGGACGACATCCCAGTCAGTGTCCCTCTCATGAAGAGACCGAAGGCTTTAAGTACGCAGGAGGATAAATAAATTGATATATAAGGGCCTATTGTAACAttaaattttcaaattctacGAAAGCATTAAAAAGTTTAAAAAAGGTTATTCGTTTAGTTCTCTGAACAATAAATATTGTTTATCATAATATATAGTAAAATGGCcgatttcaaaagttgtttAAATCTTTTGCTCAGGGTTTCTC contains these protein-coding regions:
- the SPP41 gene encoding Spp41p (similar to Saccharomyces cerevisiae SPP41 (YDR464W); ancestral locus Anc_5.587), producing the protein MSDDRGDDLNFNELVGSLLSSHNADENREELGIGTKKPIASNDHENGEVELPEFGGGEEDDALAAVVANAIQNMDDEPGEVEEVNVPREENFEVGHGDEEQEDQQWAQILQQGILQGAAGRHDSSQQEEQLDPDDENLRRAILESLGELNVVDREVTEKDSATDTKSKSKKSTKKKKKKDKDHNKDKSTSTKKKKPHKKDKAGKDDLLDFDDVIKGFMRQGAEVPEAEESEEVGDAETQALVEATLKAFERELLSSQTAPFAAKPKTSSKKKSTAKTISTTAKDDDKGAAKAIATSAAESSNVVSEAPKKKKKKKKQSKGAEKSKDVYEEDEFSRALAEMVNEVVKTSLTDKTTEAPEIPEESIPTIPEPIATSPEDQIEQPVDADQGAQGEETFDLNQIMQKAMSMAFQEQTQENLDNVAMEEFNRGLRDLNVSEILTTGKQKKKSKSPRRKISTEKSRLAGTTDSSKKKITPKPAIPAEEALRKKYSQAATAAAAAARKRIAAKNKVSRLQMKSERKKAREERKLQKKQAKEQLELERKELELIVAKGPPYPPDLRLTKSGKPKKPYRRWTLEEMEKRASMPPGELQNVGKVKKPRKKKSKKLKKMPLSTLKKIPIFNFIRGNATTDVKNNLKDGDETVRELPLQTYHLDINKLAPPDTVSPEQWEKERRIKEEQVIVPKSNGSAQFAFDAARKTVVRREKIPLHPPWIIPSQVPFALPVARRRRKERLKEPKRAHRSLRERRKSREGRASFSSNVRAKIIPAVLLPIIKTLKAAARAKSASGASSEEASRHLVTIIRHTKRSIAQTLSMARRQSVRNYTAIKSESDLDKRPSEAGIKKAAKIPIFSLARIKQIDTSEDDSVKLQKANKFSPTVIKLEDEHSLEDFEKKTKKLSPEEQHITHKGQAIDRQDSAGAQETPQQVLSPDDSMIDETLREHSAADNHTSAEREYSQENETQPADEQEVSSTHMTFPENSKENHVESSHTDSRDDVPGIHQEMDKKESSDTKDDVSREKARRLAEEGHLDPAANETSTIHQTSNVESHPVESPSKHGRLSLLKTEVSEGASLDQSSLTFLKDTLDQSDLKGEQKVLDVLDSLVKDHLTNSDENSVGLPADVRNIISATIEELIPAIDEQETRIEDEPQPKRRKGPPPVLNLDGLVPPNSLHIIPKIEETPRPSVVKKASPKVKKPRKKAEQPVLLYAFDVPDFKNMQGRRTMLLKRAKNHLTNDEMNILKKEINKERKRKWRDANVEKNWENDLRARMKKRANAKFGENDSLEKGKWYQDEVNKSLAERGIKQEDIDKANDGNSDKKNIGSTNLSDNEVLNMIASTLNKLDVARLLEQELNEDAANFPENKINGKKKGVSSKEMSTATRSIEGVEHSNVMIPPYNEHESFHEEVINCSATEELDETGNAKRPYPDDIPVSVPLMKRPKALSTQEDK